A window of uncultured Methanoregula sp. genomic DNA:
CATGCCCTTGTGGATATTGCACGAGAGCAGGTCTCGTCCGGAACTGTCCTTGTGAAGAACGAAATCCCTGCAGGGTTCGAGATATTTGCTGACCCGCTGGTTGTCAAGGTATTCTACAACCTGCTGGACAATGCGGTGCGGTATGGCGGGAAGATCACAACCATCCGGTTCTTTGTGCAGGATTATAGCGACGATCTCCTGATCATCTGTGAAGATGACGGCAATGGGATCAGCGCAACAGAGAAGGAGTTGATCTTTGAACGGGGATTCGGGAAAAATACCGGCCTCGGCCTCACGATGTCAAGGGATATCCTTGCTATCACCGGTATCACTCTTTGCGAGACCGGCATGCCGGGAACCGGGGCCCGGTTCGAGATCTCTGTTCCGCGTGAAGCGTTCCGGGTTGCCTGGGACTAAGTGTCCTCCGGTTTCCCTCTGATTCTGGATAACCGGAGGATACCGTCATTCTATTCTGTTCGATTTAAGCGTCCCTTCACTTCCAGGATAGTTGTCCGTCAGATATTTTTACGGTGATCGCCGGGATGATGAGGGTAAAGGCGAGGTACAGGAGGAAGAGCCGGGCATTGAATGCAGGGAGGATCTTCTGCCCGGTTCCGGATCCGCTCATGACGTTTTCCTGTTTTTCTGTGCCATCGTCGTTCAGTGACAATGAAACCCTTGTTTGGTCATTCCTTTTTTGCCAGGGCCATTGTCCGGATCGTCTCTGCCAGGTTCCGCACGGCAACCCGGGCCGGGCTGTCGGGCGGGATCAGGGATACCGGGGTTGCTGCCAGGTCCGCGCTCTCGACCGCCGGATCCTCCGGGATGACAGCGAGTGGGGACTCCTCCCCGATATCGATCGGTGCCGATGCGGTCTTGTACTGGTTGAAGACCACATGGATCTTCTCTTTTTCAAGTCCGAGCTGGGTTGCGATCTCCCGGATCCGGGCGATCGTCCGCAGGCCCCGGGCCCCGGGGTCGCTGACGATGAGGAGCAGGTCGGGTTTTCCGATGGTGCCCCGGGCAATATGCTCCATCCCGGCTTCGGTGTCGATAATGATGAAACGGTACTCGCGCTCGAGCTGGAGCATGCATTCCGACAGGAGATCGTTGGCAAAGCAGTAGCACCCGCTCCCCTCGGGCCGGCCCATGGCTACGAGATCGAAGCCTTTTGCCTCGACAAGCGACTGCCGGAAGCGGTACCGGACATAGTCGTGCCGGTTCATGCCCGGCGGGATATTCCGGGAAAAGGCCTCCTCCCGCATGCTCCCGAGGGTCTCGTGTACGGAAACGCCGAGCGCTTCGTGCAGGTTGGCATTCGGGTCGGCATCCACGGCAAGGACCGGGGCGTCGCCAAGGTCGATGAAGGAGCGGACAAGGAGCGAGCTGACCGTTGTCTTGCCGGTGCCTCCTTTGCCGGAGAGGGCTATCGTGAACGGGTGGGCGGGCATGGGATTCTTCTACCTCCGTTCAGGCAGATTTTGCCCGGATGCGTCGCGAGATCTCGGCTGCCGCTCCCATGATCTCAAGCGAACCCTGCCGGTCGGCAAAGCGGATCCCGCAGCTCGGGGTGATGAGCGACTGGGCATCGAAGAGCTCCTCCGGCATACGGGCCGTGAGCTGGGTGCGGATCGCGAGATACTTCTCGTACAGGGAATCGACAGTCTCGGTCGAGAAGAGTTTGTAATCGGCCGGGACAATTCCCCAGGCCACCACCCCTCCCCGCTCCATATAGGATATGACGGTATCGGAGTAGAGAAGGAATTCTTTTGCGGTTGCATAGGCATCCATGGAGATGACCGCGGGCTCAAGGCCGATAACGAACTCCCAGTCGGTGTTCGAGCAGCAGTGGACCCCGAGCCCGCCTTCGACAAGCGAGGCTATGTCCTCCCACCCGGCCCGGACGGTCTCCTTGTCCACCGGGACGACCGATGATCCGAGCGAGGCAAGGTACGGTTCATTGAGGACAACCAGGGTCTCGGCGATGCCGGTCCGCTCCCGCATCGCCTGTTCGCACCACCGGGCCTTGAGGGCAATCATCTTGGAGAGGACATCGGCGATCTGCGAATCATAGTAGATGGGACGCTTGTCTGCATCCACGACCTGCATGCCGAACGTGACCGGTCCCGTTACCTGGCACTTCAGCACCCGTGCGCCCGGGATCTTCCGGCCCATCATCTCGATAAATGCAGAGGCGTAATCCTGGTGCAGCGCATAGTCGGCAATGTTCTGCTCCACAAAATCCATGTACACTTTTTCCATTGCTGCAGTCTGGTCTTTTGTGCTGTCGAAGAGGAGCCGGTCCTCGCGGATGACTCTTCCGGGGAGTTGTTCGGAATCGTTAAACACGATACTCTCGAGCAGGGCCCGGTCGGGAAGCGTGGGGATGTACGGGAATTCCGGAAAGATCTCAAGGACATCATTGCAGGCCAGAACGGGATCGGTATGCGGGAGTGCACCTACACCGGTAGCGAGCGAGCGGGGCGGGGGGATCATCTTTGCCATAATGATCACTCCTTCCTGATCCGGCAGCTCTCTACCAGTTTCTGCACCATGGGGAAGAGGGCCAGGTCCGTGTGGGGGAGAAATGTGCTCGATGTATATTCATCCATGAATGCATTCTCGGCATTGAGTTCGATATAGGCTATCCTGAAGGCAATCTCATCGAGGGTCTTACGGGTCCTGCGGTTGATGAGAGCGATGTTTGCACCGGCCACGGCTCCGTTCCCCATGTTCCTGATCTGCTCGAACGGGATCTCGGGGATGAGCCCGATGATGGTTGCGTTCTTCTTGTCAATGTAATTCCCGAACGCCCCGGCAAAGTAGATGGTCGAGATCTCGTGCCGGGTCACGCCTGCCTCTTTCATCAGCGTTAAGCAGGCCGCGTGAATCGAGGCCTTGCTCATGATGAGATTCTTGATGTCGTTTTCCGTGATCACG
This region includes:
- a CDS encoding AAA family ATPase, with the translated sequence MPAHPFTIALSGKGGTGKTTVSSLLVRSFIDLGDAPVLAVDADPNANLHEALGVSVHETLGSMREEAFSRNIPPGMNRHDYVRYRFRQSLVEAKGFDLVAMGRPEGSGCYCFANDLLSECMLQLEREYRFIIIDTEAGMEHIARGTIGKPDLLLIVSDPGARGLRTIARIREIATQLGLEKEKIHVVFNQYKTASAPIDIGEESPLAVIPEDPAVESADLAATPVSLIPPDSPARVAVRNLAETIRTMALAKKE